CTGCTACCCCACCCGTCCGTCGCGAACCGGCTCGAGCGTCGTATGTACGCGCCTCTCCCCTCGTCCCGTCCCGTCAGCCGTGGTGCCGGCGGTATCCGGCCGCCGCCCCGGAGTGCAGCGGGACGTCGGCGGTGACGATCAGCGACTGCCGATCGAGGAACTGGCTGCCGGTGGCCTGGGCCGGCACGAGTCCGGACGTGTGGTCGACCAGCAGATCGACCAGGGCGACGGCCGCTACGTCCGACACCGCGGGGCCGGCGAGCAGCAGGTTGCCCGGCCCGATGGTGGCGACGGCATCCGGATCCCCCGCCACCAGCGCGGCGAGATCGGTGACCGATCCGGGGGTGTATTCCGGGACGATCCCGACGGGTTGGGTCCGCAGGGAAGTGGGCGCTGTCGGGGAGGTTCGGGGTGGTGCTCCCCCACCTCGGTTGCGGCAGGTTCTACGGTGGTCGTCGTGACGATCCCCGCATCGAGCTATCTTTTCCAGGCGCAGACCTTCGTGAGCGGCCGGCACAAGCTGCAGTTGAAGGCGGCGTTGGCGACGGCGAAACTGTGCGAGCGCTTCAATCGTCCGTACCCGCAGTCGGTGCGGTCGATGGTGGCCACCGCCTACGACCTGCTGCGGATGGATGCGCCCGAGGTGGCCGCCGAGTACGGTCCGCCCGCCGTCTGAGCCCGGTGCCCGGCGCCGGGTACTGTGCAGCACAACTCGCGTCGCCGTGCGGTGACGCGGAGCGCACGTCGAGCACGCTTCTCCGACGACGAGGACGGTGACCGATGAATCCCCCGGTGTGGTTGACCCCCGGGCAGTTGGCCGAGCGGTCGGGTGTGGCGGTGTCGGCGTTGCACTACTACGAGTCGCGGGGGTTGATCACCAGTCGCCGCACGGCGGGGAATCAGCGGCGGTATCGGCGCGACACCCTGCGGAAGGTCGCGTTCATCAAGGTGGCGCAGGGTGTCGGGGTGTCGTTGGACGAGATCCGGGAGGCCTTCGACTCGTTGCCGGACAACCGGGTGCCGACGGTGCAGGACTGGGCGCGTCTGTCGCGGGCGTGGCACGACCGGTTGACCCGCCGGATCGAGGACTTGGTGGCGTTGCGGGACCGTTTCACCGACTGCATCGGCTGTGGGTGCCTGAGCCTGGCGTCGTGTCCGCTGGCGAATCCCGGGGACGTGCTGGGGGCGCAGGGGCCGGGTCCGCGGCGGTTGCCGGTGCACGACGAGCCGCCGGCGGATGCGCCGGTGAGGTAAGGATGTCCGTGCTGGCGGGATCGGGTGCGGTGGTGCCAGGATGACGGAATGTCGCTTCCCGAACGGTCGTTGGACGATGCCGCGGATGTGCATCGGGGTGGGGAGCCGCACGCCGGTGGGTTGGCGTCGCGGCTGAACTGGTTGCGGGCGGGGGTGCTCGGCGCGAACGACGGGATCGTGTCGACCGCGGGTTTGGTGGTCGGGGTCGCGGCGGCGACGACGAACGAGCAGGCGATCCTGACCGCGGGGGTGGCGGGCTTGGCGGCGGGGGCGGTGTCGATGGCGTTGGGTGAGTACGTGTCGGTCAGTGCGCAGCGCGACACCGAGCGCGCGGCGCTGTCGAAGGAGCGGTGGGAGCTGGCGGCGATGCCGGACGCCGAGCTCACCGAGCTGGCGGGATTGCTCGAGGCTCGGGGGTTGTCGGCGGAGACGGCGCGGGTCGCGGCGGAGGAGTTGACGGCGCGGGATCCGCTGGCGGCGCATGCGCGGGTGGAGTTGGGGATCGATCCGACGGAGCTGGCGAATCCGTGGGCGGCGGCGTTCGCGTCGGCGGTGGCGTTCACGCTGGGGGCGTTGGTGCCGTTGCTGGTGATCGTGGCGGTGCCCGACGCGGTGCGGGTGCCGGGGACCTTCGTGGCGGTGCTGGTGGCGTTGGCGGCGACCGGGTCGATCAGTGCGTGGCTGGGCCGCGCGCGGCGGGTGCGGGCCGTGGCGCGGGTGGTGCTCGGTGGGGCGTTGGCGATGGCGGTGACCTATGTGGTGGGGCAGTTGTTCGACACGGTGGTGTGACGAAGCTGCCCGGAGTCCATACCATCGGATAACCGATTATCCGATGGTATGGTTCGGCGATGGCATCGGTTGACGACGCGCGCTGGCCCCCCGTCACCTACGAGGACCACCCCTGGGCCGACAGCGACGCCCACGGTTCGCGGCGCGAACGTCGCCTCATCACCGGCCCCTATCGGGCGGCGGTCCCGGCGTTCATCGCGCATCGCTCCCTCCCCCTGGGCACCGAGGTGCAGGCCCTGATCGAGGAGGCCGCCGCGGAACTGACCCGGTTCGACACCGAGGTCGGGCACATCACCGCCCCGTTCGCGTCGATCCTGTTGCGTACCGAGAGCGCGTCGAGTTCGGAGATCGAGAACCTCTCCAGCGGGGCACGGCAGATCGCGCTGGCCGAGCTCGGTCAGCACGCCTCCCGCAATGCACGGTTGATCGTCGGGAACGTGCGGGCGATGCGCGCGGCGCTGGAGTTGTCCGATGTCATCGACGCCGACGCGATCCTGCGCATGCACCGGGCGTTGCTCGAGCACGACGATCCGGCGATCGCGGGCCGGTGGCGGAGTCAGCAGGTGTGGATCGGCGGCGGCAGCCTCGGCCCGCACACCGCGCAGTTCGTGCCGCCGCACCACGAGCGGGTACCGGAGCTGATCGACGACCTCGTGGTGTTCGCGACTCGGGTGGATCTGCCGGTGGTGGCGCAGATCGCGGTGGCGCACGCCCAGTTCGAGACGATCCACCCCTTCCCCGACGGCAACGGCCGGGTGGGGCGGGCGCTGGTGCAGGCGATGCTGCGCGGTGGGGGCCTGACCCGCAGTGTCGCGGTGCCGGTGTCGGCGGGGCTGTTGCACCACACGGCGGAGTACTTCGAGGCGCTCGGCGCCTACCGGGCCGGGGACGTCGAGCCGATCGTACGGTCGATCGTGGACGCGTCGTTCGCGGCGGTCGCCAACGGGCGCCGGCTCGTCACCGATCTGGAGGCGGTGCACGCCGACTGGCGGGACCGGGTGCGGGCGCGGCGGGATTCGGCGGTGCACCGTCTGCTGAAGGTGTTGTTGCGGCAGCCGGTGATCGACAACCGGACGGCGGCGAGCGAACTGGCGGTCACCGGTGCGAACGCGCAGATCGCGATCGACCGGTTGGTGGAGGCCGGGGTGCTCACGCAGATCACCGAGGGGCGCCGCAACCGGATCTGGCAGGCGAAGGATGTGGTGCGGGTGCTCGACGAGTTCGCCGCCCGCGCGCGGCGGCGGCGCGGCTGAGCCCGTCCGCGGGCCGGCGCGTGTGGTCGGGGTGCGGGTGGCGTCGGTCCCGGCTGTCACACTGGTCTCGCACAGGTGTACGACGGGAAGGGAGCTGCGGGTGATGACGGGCCGGGACGAAGCGGGCCTGCTCGAGTGGGTGGCGTCGTACCTGGAGACCCTGCAGACCGCGAAACGGTCGGCGCACACCGTCAAGGCCTACCGGCTCGACCTGCACGGGGTGTGCACCCATCTGGCCGCGGTGCACGGAACCGCGGTGGAGCAGCTGCAGGTGGCCGATCTGTCGATTCGGGCGTTGCGTTCGGCGTTCGCGGCGTTCGCCGCCGATCGGCAACCGGCGTCGGTGCGGCGCGCGTGGTCGGTGTGGAACAGTTTCTGCAACTTCCTCGTCTCCGAGGGCATCTCGGAGGGCAATCCGATGGCGTCGATCGCCCAGCCGAAGCGTCCCCAGCACACCCCGAAGGCGTTCTCCCCCACCGCGATCAACCAGCTGGTGGACACGGTGACGGTGGACGCGCAGCGGCCGGCGGAGTCGGCGCGGGACTGGCCGCAGCGGGATCTGGCGTTGATCGCGACGCTGCTGCTGACCGGGATCCGCTCCGAGGAACTGATCCGCCTCGATCTGGGCAGCATCCTCGGTGGCCGGGAGGCGCCGGTGCTGCGGGTGCTCGGCAAGGGCGGGATCGAGCGGGAGATCCCGTTGGAGGACAGCTGGACGGCGATCGTGTCGGCCTATCTGGAGGAACGCTACGCCCGGTTCCCGGTGGCGCGGCGCCGCGACCGGGACCGGGAGGAGCTGCCGATCTGGGAGCGGCACGATCCGGCCGATCCGTTGTTCGTCGGGGCGGACGGGCAGCGCATCACCCGTGGCACGCTGCAGTACCGGGTGCGGCGGATCTACCGGCGGGCGGGGATCGAGTCGGAACGCAAGCGCGGGGCGCTGGCGCACGCGCTGCGGCACACCTTCGCGACGAGCCTGGCCGACAGCGGCGCGACGATGGTGGAGTTGCAGCAGTTGCTCGGGCACCGGTCGTTGCAGACGGTGCAGGTGTACACCTCGGCGACCAACGATGCGGTGCGGCACGCCGCCCGGCACAACCCCGTCTACGGGTTGCTGGCGCCGCGCGCCGAGCGGGCGGACGGCGACGCCGGGGCGGGCTGATCGGGTCGGCCGGTTGCGCTGTGAGGGGGCGCGGCACCTGCAAGACTGGGGTGCGATCCATCGGGCTACGCGTGAGGAGCATCCATGAGCGTCCAGCAGACCGAACCTCGGCGTCATCGGGTGGTCGTGATCGGCTCCGGTTTCGGTGGGCTGTTCGCGACGCAGGCGTTGGCGCGTGCCGATGTGGACGTGACGGTGGTGGCGCGCACGACGCATCATCTGTTCCAGCCGTTGCTGTACCAGGTGGCCACGGGCATCCTGTCGGTCGGTGACATCGCCCCCGCCACGCGGATGGTGCTGCGCAAGCAGAAGAACGCGCAGGTGCTGCTCGGGGAGGTCGAGACCATCGATCTGGAGAACCGGACGGTGACCTCCCGGTTCCTCGAGCGTTACACCACCACCCCGTTCGACAGTCTGATCGTCGCCGCCGGGGCGGGCCAGTCCTATTTCGGCAACGACCAGTTCGCGGAGTTCGCGCCGGGCATGAAGACCATCGACGATGCGCTCGAGTTGCGGGGCCGCATCCTCGGGGCGTTCGAGCAGGCCGAGTTGTCGCACGACCACGACGAACGCAGCCGGTTGCTGACCTTCGTCGTGGTGGGGGCCGGCCCGACCGGGGTGGAGCTGGCGGGGCAGATCGCGGAGCTCTCGCGCCGCACCCTCAAGGACGCGTTCCGCCACATCGATCCGACGGAGGCGCGGGTGGTGCTGCTCGACGGGGCCTCCGATGTGCTGCCGGTGTACGGGGGCAAGCTCAGCCGCAAGGCCCGCAAGACCCTCGAACGGCTCGGGGTGGAGATCCAGCTCGGGGCGATGGTCACCGATGTCGACGCCGAGGGGCTGACGGTCAAGGACAAGGACGGTTCCGAGCGGCGCATCGAGTCGCAGTGCAAGGTGTGGTCGGCGGGGGTGGCGGCCAGTCCCCTCGGCAAGCAGCTCGCCGAGCAGTCCGGGGCCGGGATCGACCGGGCGGGCCGGGTGGAGGTGCTGCCGGATCTGACGCTGCCGGGTCACCCGCACGTGTTCGTCATCGGCGACATGATGTCGCTGAACAAGTTGCCCGGTCTGGCGCAGGTGGCGATGCAGGGCGGCAAGTACGCCGC
This region of Rhodococcus sp. Z13 genomic DNA includes:
- the soxR gene encoding redox-sensitive transcriptional activator SoxR, with amino-acid sequence MNPPVWLTPGQLAERSGVAVSALHYYESRGLITSRRTAGNQRRYRRDTLRKVAFIKVAQGVGVSLDEIREAFDSLPDNRVPTVQDWARLSRAWHDRLTRRIEDLVALRDRFTDCIGCGCLSLASCPLANPGDVLGAQGPGPRRLPVHDEPPADAPVR
- a CDS encoding Fic family protein, which codes for MASVDDARWPPVTYEDHPWADSDAHGSRRERRLITGPYRAAVPAFIAHRSLPLGTEVQALIEEAAAELTRFDTEVGHITAPFASILLRTESASSSEIENLSSGARQIALAELGQHASRNARLIVGNVRAMRAALELSDVIDADAILRMHRALLEHDDPAIAGRWRSQQVWIGGGSLGPHTAQFVPPHHERVPELIDDLVVFATRVDLPVVAQIAVAHAQFETIHPFPDGNGRVGRALVQAMLRGGGLTRSVAVPVSAGLLHHTAEYFEALGAYRAGDVEPIVRSIVDASFAAVANGRRLVTDLEAVHADWRDRVRARRDSAVHRLLKVLLRQPVIDNRTAASELAVTGANAQIAIDRLVEAGVLTQITEGRRNRIWQAKDVVRVLDEFAARARRRRG
- a CDS encoding tyrosine-type recombinase/integrase; this encodes MTGRDEAGLLEWVASYLETLQTAKRSAHTVKAYRLDLHGVCTHLAAVHGTAVEQLQVADLSIRALRSAFAAFAADRQPASVRRAWSVWNSFCNFLVSEGISEGNPMASIAQPKRPQHTPKAFSPTAINQLVDTVTVDAQRPAESARDWPQRDLALIATLLLTGIRSEELIRLDLGSILGGREAPVLRVLGKGGIEREIPLEDSWTAIVSAYLEERYARFPVARRRDRDREELPIWERHDPADPLFVGADGQRITRGTLQYRVRRIYRRAGIESERKRGALAHALRHTFATSLADSGATMVELQQLLGHRSLQTVQVYTSATNDAVRHAARHNPVYGLLAPRAERADGDAGAG
- a CDS encoding VIT family protein, encoding MSLPERSLDDAADVHRGGEPHAGGLASRLNWLRAGVLGANDGIVSTAGLVVGVAAATTNEQAILTAGVAGLAAGAVSMALGEYVSVSAQRDTERAALSKERWELAAMPDAELTELAGLLEARGLSAETARVAAEELTARDPLAAHARVELGIDPTELANPWAAAFASAVAFTLGALVPLLVIVAVPDAVRVPGTFVAVLVALAATGSISAWLGRARRVRAVARVVLGGALAMAVTYVVGQLFDTVV
- a CDS encoding NAD(P)/FAD-dependent oxidoreductase — its product is MSVQQTEPRRHRVVVIGSGFGGLFATQALARADVDVTVVARTTHHLFQPLLYQVATGILSVGDIAPATRMVLRKQKNAQVLLGEVETIDLENRTVTSRFLERYTTTPFDSLIVAAGAGQSYFGNDQFAEFAPGMKTIDDALELRGRILGAFEQAELSHDHDERSRLLTFVVVGAGPTGVELAGQIAELSRRTLKDAFRHIDPTEARVVLLDGASDVLPVYGGKLSRKARKTLERLGVEIQLGAMVTDVDAEGLTVKDKDGSERRIESQCKVWSAGVAASPLGKQLAEQSGAGIDRAGRVEVLPDLTLPGHPHVFVIGDMMSLNKLPGLAQVAMQGGKYAARQIIAGLEGADPSQRPPFKYFDKGSMATISRFSAVAKIGRLEISGFVGWVAWLFIHLLYLVGFSSKVSTLVSWAQAFLSTGRNEMAATEQQVFARLALEHMRAAQPSEAGTSADRAAGEGSARGRGGAQAAG